The Desulfovibrionales bacterium genome window below encodes:
- a CDS encoding amidohydrolase → MSGGNDKIAADLVISGGTVLTLNPDGEIIEDGAVAIKDDSIIAVGPGPLIAGSVKAGRVLEARGGVIMPGLINCHTHAAMTCFRGLADDLPLMTWLNDYIFPAERKMNADVVYWATLLACVEMIRSGTTTFCDMYLFTDQVAQAAAKAGLRAWIGEGLFDFPSPNYGELENGFKYTEELILKWKGHPLISITIDPHATYTCSPDLLQRAKDLAVLYDVPIVIHLAETKSEVEAIRARYRHSPVIHLKELGLLDEHLVANHCVVLDKADIEALAENRVKVVHCPESNMKLASGVAPVPQLLEAGITVGIGTDGCASNNNLDLFQEIDTMAKLHKVYCLDPTVIDARTAVHMATTNGARVLRSGRKIGSIEVGKKADIIVIDMNKPHLTPVYNLYSHLVYAVNGADVISSVINGRVIMENGIIKTVNEGEVLSRVREIGQNIRSCLGHA, encoded by the coding sequence ATGAGCGGTGGTAACGATAAAATAGCGGCTGACCTGGTCATTAGCGGGGGTACGGTACTTACCCTTAATCCCGACGGGGAAATTATTGAAGACGGGGCCGTGGCTATAAAGGATGACAGCATTATTGCCGTGGGTCCGGGGCCGCTAATTGCCGGTTCAGTAAAGGCAGGGCGTGTACTGGAGGCCCGGGGCGGGGTGATTATGCCCGGTCTTATCAACTGCCATACCCACGCGGCCATGACCTGCTTCCGGGGGTTGGCCGATGACCTGCCCCTTATGACCTGGCTCAATGATTATATCTTTCCGGCCGAGCGTAAGATGAACGCGGATGTGGTCTATTGGGCAACCCTTCTGGCTTGTGTGGAGATGATACGCTCCGGAACCACCACCTTTTGTGATATGTACCTCTTTACGGATCAGGTGGCTCAGGCCGCGGCCAAGGCCGGTCTCCGGGCCTGGATCGGCGAGGGATTATTTGATTTTCCTTCGCCCAATTACGGCGAACTGGAAAACGGCTTCAAATATACAGAAGAACTCATTCTCAAGTGGAAGGGACACCCTCTTATCTCTATTACCATCGATCCCCATGCCACCTATACCTGTTCGCCGGACCTCCTTCAGCGGGCCAAAGACCTGGCTGTGCTATACGACGTGCCTATCGTTATCCACCTGGCTGAGACCAAAAGCGAAGTAGAGGCTATCCGGGCCCGGTACAGGCATTCACCGGTCATTCATCTGAAGGAACTGGGGCTTCTGGATGAGCATCTGGTGGCCAACCATTGTGTAGTGTTGGATAAGGCGGATATAGAGGCATTGGCTGAGAACAGGGTAAAGGTCGTCCATTGCCCGGAGAGCAACATGAAACTGGCCTCGGGGGTGGCGCCGGTGCCGCAGCTCCTGGAAGCGGGCATAACCGTAGGCATAGGCACGGATGGGTGCGCCAGTAACAATAACCTGGACCTTTTTCAGGAGATAGACACCATGGCCAAACTGCACAAGGTCTATTGCCTGGATCCCACGGTTATAGATGCCAGAACGGCGGTGCACATGGCTACTACTAATGGAGCAAGGGTTCTCAGGTCCGGTAGAAAGATCGGAAGTATCGAGGTCGGCAAGAAGGCGGACATCATTGTTATAGATATGAATAAGCCCCATCTGACGCCGGTCTATAACCTGTACTCGCACCTGGTCTATGCCGTAAACGGCGCGGATGTGATTTCTTCGGTGATAAACGGCCGGGTCATCATGGAGAACGGGATTATCAAGACTGTAAACGAAGGAGAGGTATTATCCAGGGTTCGGGAGATCGGTCAGAATATCAGGTCATGTCTCGGCCACGCCTGA
- a CDS encoding purine-nucleoside phosphorylase — MTVSEYRKKIEKAARFLADGLDLKPTVGIILGTGLGGLADRIEKHKIIPYHDIPHFPESTVESHAGQLITGHLGGQAVLAFQGRFHFYEGYSLEEVTFPVRVLAALGVRTLILSNAAGGLNPVFKPGDLMIIRDHINLMGVNPLSGPNVDEWGVRFPDMSVPYDRALCAKAEEVALASGLPVQKGVYVAVSGPSLETPAETRFLRMIGADAVGMSTVPEVIAANHAGIKVFAVSVIANVNLPECMQPIHLEDVIATAGKAEPNLVLLVSRLLKAMKD; from the coding sequence GTGACCGTATCTGAATACCGTAAAAAAATTGAGAAGGCTGCACGCTTTTTAGCGGATGGTCTGGATTTAAAGCCCACAGTCGGTATTATTCTGGGAACCGGCTTAGGCGGTCTGGCGGACCGGATTGAGAAGCACAAGATCATCCCATACCATGACATCCCGCATTTTCCTGAATCTACCGTGGAGAGCCATGCCGGGCAGTTGATAACCGGGCATCTGGGCGGCCAGGCGGTCCTGGCCTTTCAGGGGCGTTTCCATTTTTACGAGGGCTACTCTCTGGAGGAGGTCACCTTTCCGGTGCGGGTACTGGCCGCCCTGGGCGTCAGGACATTGATCTTGTCAAACGCCGCCGGAGGACTAAATCCGGTCTTTAAGCCCGGAGACCTCATGATTATCCGTGACCACATCAATCTCATGGGAGTAAATCCTTTAAGCGGACCCAATGTGGATGAGTGGGGGGTGCGCTTTCCGGATATGTCGGTGCCTTATGATCGGGCTCTCTGTGCTAAGGCGGAGGAGGTGGCCCTGGCATCCGGCCTCCCCGTACAAAAGGGCGTCTATGTGGCGGTTTCCGGCCCCAGCCTGGAGACCCCGGCCGAGACCCGTTTTTTGCGCATGATCGGCGCGGATGCGGTCGGCATGTCCACGGTGCCGGAGGTTATAGCAGCCAACCACGCCGGGATCAAGGTCTTTGCCGTCTCTGTCATTGCCAATGTGAATCTCCCTGAGTGTATGCAGCCTATCCATTTAGAAGATGTTATTGCTACTGCCGGTAAGGCGGAGCCAAACCTTGTCCTTCTGGTTTCGAGACTGCTCAAGGCCATGAAAGATTAA
- a CDS encoding PAS domain S-box protein gives MCSTAEKPTYEELKQRVKKLEKEVSELTGAEADIRLVRDKFKDILPAMGDGVDITTYDYKVVYANDNLKKIIGKDELEGHLCYKVFLERDAPCANCPMRRAIENWKTEIEEILQPNGRLIELSASPFRLASGEMAAIEIAKDITDRRRAEEALRDSEERYRRLFEEARDGIILADAKTGVIVDCNHAAARLVGREKSELIGQHQTILHPPDRVKGKFSETFDKHLEEGEGQVLETQVITSTGEIKEVAIKANLLRLGDRICLQGIFRDITEQKRAEEALQESERRYRTIFEDSRDPIYISGRDGQFIDVNRATLDLFGYIREEMIGMDVLKIYVNPDDRRRFQQEIEQKGSVRDYEMKFIKKDGTELDCLLTSTVRRAADGSILGYKGIIRDETERKRLESQLRQAQKMEAIGTLAGGIAHDFNNILAGIIGYTELAELIIAEGSPAKAKLDEVLKAAERATGLVRQILTFSRQGEQEPKVLQIGAATKEALKWLRSTLPATIEIRQDIRTDSGRVLLDPTRLNQVLINLCTNSAHAMRERGGVLEVSVVEVVLDAAGVAQCPDMKPGPYVRLTVSDTGCGMTPSVMARIFDPYFTTKEKGEGTGLGLAVIHGIIQSCGGKIVVYSEPGKGTTFHIYLPRVDMPPSEETAQFGDLPRGNERILFVDDEETLIDIGREMLRYLGYTAVVTTSSIEALETFRSQPDRFDLIITDQTMPRMTGDMLAKELLKIRPDIPIILCSGYSERITKETGGIQALIMKPFVMRNLAEIIREVLDKNR, from the coding sequence GTGTGCTCAACGGCTGAGAAACCAACCTACGAAGAACTGAAACAAAGGGTCAAGAAGCTGGAGAAAGAAGTCTCGGAACTCACGGGTGCGGAGGCAGATATCCGGCTGGTGCGGGACAAATTTAAGGATATACTACCCGCTATGGGCGATGGGGTGGACATTACCACCTACGATTACAAGGTCGTGTACGCCAACGACAATTTGAAAAAGATCATTGGCAAGGATGAACTTGAGGGACACCTGTGCTACAAGGTTTTCCTGGAGCGGGATGCCCCATGCGCAAATTGCCCTATGAGGAGGGCAATAGAGAATTGGAAGACGGAGATCGAGGAGATTCTTCAGCCAAACGGGAGACTTATTGAATTGAGCGCCTCGCCCTTTAGGCTGGCCTCGGGAGAAATGGCGGCAATTGAGATCGCCAAAGATATCACCGATCGCAGGCGAGCGGAGGAGGCGCTACGGGACAGTGAAGAAAGGTATAGGAGACTGTTCGAAGAAGCCCGGGATGGCATAATCCTCGCCGACGCCAAAACGGGCGTGATCGTTGACTGTAACCATGCGGCAGCCAGACTGGTTGGCAGGGAGAAATCCGAATTGATCGGGCAACATCAGACCATCCTACATCCTCCTGACAGAGTTAAAGGGAAATTTTCCGAGACCTTCGACAAGCACCTCGAAGAGGGCGAGGGACAAGTTCTGGAAACGCAGGTCATCACCAGCACCGGTGAAATCAAGGAGGTGGCCATTAAGGCCAACCTCCTCCGTTTAGGTGACAGGATATGCTTGCAGGGAATTTTTCGCGACATAACCGAGCAAAAGCGGGCGGAGGAGGCACTGCAGGAAAGTGAGCGAAGATACCGCACCATTTTTGAGGACTCTAGAGACCCGATCTATATAAGCGGCAGGGATGGGCAGTTTATTGACGTTAACCGGGCTACGCTTGATCTCTTCGGCTATATCAGGGAAGAGATGATAGGGATGGACGTCCTGAAGATATATGTGAACCCTGACGATAGGCGCCGCTTTCAGCAGGAAATAGAGCAAAAAGGATCTGTGAGAGACTATGAAATGAAGTTCATCAAGAAGGATGGCACCGAGTTAGACTGTTTGCTCACCTCAACAGTTCGCCGCGCCGCGGACGGAAGCATCCTGGGATATAAGGGCATCATCCGCGATGAAACTGAACGCAAGCGGCTTGAATCCCAGCTCCGACAAGCGCAGAAGATGGAGGCCATAGGCACGCTGGCCGGAGGTATCGCCCACGATTTCAATAACATCCTTGCGGGCATTATCGGGTATACGGAACTCGCCGAATTGATTATTGCGGAAGGGAGTCCGGCGAAGGCCAAGCTTGATGAGGTGCTCAAGGCTGCGGAACGGGCGACAGGCCTGGTAAGGCAAATCCTCACATTCAGTCGCCAAGGCGAACAGGAACCAAAGGTGCTGCAAATAGGCGCCGCTACCAAAGAAGCCCTCAAGTGGCTTCGGTCAACCTTACCCGCTACCATTGAGATTCGTCAGGACATTCGGACGGACTCGGGCAGGGTGCTGCTTGACCCCACCCGACTAAATCAGGTGTTGATAAATCTTTGCACCAATTCGGCCCATGCCATGCGAGAAAGGGGAGGCGTGCTGGAGGTGAGCGTCGTAGAAGTGGTTCTTGATGCTGCCGGCGTGGCCCAATGTCCGGACATGAAACCTGGTCCATATGTGAGGCTCACGGTGTCCGACACGGGCTGTGGTATGACCCCTTCGGTCATGGCAAGAATCTTCGATCCGTATTTTACTACCAAAGAGAAAGGTGAGGGAACCGGGCTTGGATTGGCTGTAATCCACGGCATAATACAGAGCTGTGGGGGAAAGATTGTCGTCTATAGCGAGCCCGGAAAAGGAACGACATTCCATATTTATTTGCCCAGAGTTGACATGCCGCCTAGCGAAGAAACCGCACAGTTTGGGGATCTTCCCCGGGGGAACGAGCGTATCCTGTTTGTAGATGATGAGGAAACGCTGATCGACATCGGACGAGAGATGCTGCGATATTTGGGTTACACGGCCGTTGTCACGACAAGCAGCATCGAGGCTCTGGAAACCTTTCGGTCACAGCCGGACAGATTCGATCTAATCATCACCGATCAGACCATGCCTCGTATGACAGGTGACATGCTGGCCAAAGAACTCTTGAAGATAAGACCCGATATTCCGATTATTCTTTGTAGTGGATACAGTGAACGAATCACGAAAGAAACGGGGGGCATTCAAGCGCTTATCATGAAACCGTTTGTGATGCGTAATTTGGCCGAGATCATCCGCGAGGTATTGGATAAGAACCGATAG
- a CDS encoding ATP-binding protein, which yields MEISDKSFQHFFENAREMLFIADREGRLLAVNPHGAGLLGYASPQELLAVGSIHRLSYYPQDEKDFRKRIEQEGFIRNYELTLRKKDGGKISVSLTGNAIRDGRGEVVGYEGIVRDFSERKRLEKQLLHLERLAAMGKLSAELAHEINNPLGGILMYAKLALEDLPEGDAQAQRLEKISRLATRCRMIVRGLLDFGRSDTAEREWVNINQVILDMFDLIRDHILFRPVRVEMKLGENLPRVWGNRSNLEQVALNMMINAAEAMEGQGTLTIETGYSKEESNFFMYFKDTGPGISKKNLNKIFEPFFTTKKRGKGTGLGLSISHGIIRKHGGSIQINSRPGEDTTFIIQLPAGKDNHEDAR from the coding sequence ATGGAGATTTCTGATAAAAGTTTCCAGCATTTTTTTGAGAATGCCCGGGAGATGCTTTTTATAGCGGACCGGGAGGGTCGATTGCTGGCTGTAAATCCCCATGGCGCCGGCCTGCTTGGATATGCCTCACCTCAGGAACTCCTGGCCGTGGGGTCAATTCATCGGTTATCTTACTATCCGCAGGATGAGAAAGATTTTAGAAAAAGGATCGAGCAGGAAGGTTTTATACGTAATTATGAACTCACCCTCAGAAAAAAGGATGGCGGCAAGATATCCGTCTCTTTGACTGGTAATGCCATAAGGGATGGAAGGGGTGAGGTCGTCGGCTATGAGGGGATTGTCAGGGATTTCAGTGAACGCAAGAGGCTGGAGAAACAGCTCCTACATCTGGAGCGGCTTGCGGCCATGGGTAAGCTTTCCGCAGAGCTGGCGCATGAGATTAATAATCCCCTGGGCGGCATACTGATGTACGCGAAACTGGCCCTGGAAGACCTGCCTGAAGGCGATGCCCAGGCCCAGCGTCTGGAGAAGATTTCCAGATTAGCGACCCGTTGTCGTATGATTGTGCGCGGGCTCCTTGATTTTGGCCGCAGTGACACGGCCGAAAGGGAGTGGGTGAATATCAACCAGGTTATCCTCGATATGTTTGACCTGATTCGTGACCACATCCTCTTCAGGCCGGTTCGCGTAGAGATGAAGCTGGGCGAGAATCTGCCCCGGGTATGGGGAAATCGCAGCAATCTGGAGCAGGTGGCCTTAAATATGATGATTAATGCGGCGGAGGCCATGGAAGGGCAGGGGACCTTAACGATTGAGACCGGATATTCGAAGGAAGAGTCTAACTTTTTCATGTACTTTAAAGATACCGGGCCGGGTATAAGCAAGAAAAACCTGAATAAGATATTTGAGCCCTTCTTTACGACGAAAAAACGTGGCAAGGGGACTGGACTGGGCCTTTCCATCAGCCATGGAATCATCCGGAAGCACGGGGGATCGATTCAGATCAACTCCAGGCCAGGAGAGGACACGACATTTATCATCCAACTGCCGGCAGGAAAAGATAACCATGAGGATGCGCGGTAA
- a CDS encoding sigma-54 dependent transcriptional regulator gives MRGKILIIDDDEAIRDGCYHALSREGYEVVTAATGRSGLKAFEESSFDLVLLDMRMPDMGGMEVLNQIKEQDPQAVVIVISGFGTIPLAVEAMKAGAYDFFPKPFEPDELRILVKRAMDTRRLAMENIYLKQELKSKEGTPRIVYQGKAMSKIIRMMELIAPTDSTVLITGESGTGKGLVARQIHEMSQRSKNPFVAVDCGTLVETLFESELFGHVKGSFTGAEATKIGKFELAQGGTIFFDEIANISLDVQAKLLKAVEEKTISKVGSHRSIKVDVRIIAATNKNLDGAIQRGAFREDLFFRLNVMPVYLLPLRERKEDIPVLVLYFLERLGAKYKRDGLSISDEALQSLMNHNWPGNVRELENTLERVVILTEKPTLDVHDFMYAGLPGSSPSLSAGSYALSDMERNHIAHVLHRYKGNKSEVARALGIDRKTLREKIKRYGLSD, from the coding sequence ATGCGCGGTAAGATACTAATTATCGACGATGACGAGGCCATCCGCGACGGCTGCTACCATGCCCTTTCCAGGGAAGGTTATGAGGTGGTCACGGCTGCCACCGGCCGGTCCGGTCTGAAGGCATTTGAAGAGTCTTCCTTTGATCTGGTTCTACTGGATATGAGGATGCCGGACATGGGCGGCATGGAGGTGCTTAACCAGATCAAGGAGCAGGACCCGCAGGCGGTGGTAATTGTTATTTCCGGCTTTGGCACTATACCTTTGGCGGTAGAGGCCATGAAGGCCGGGGCCTATGACTTTTTCCCAAAGCCCTTTGAACCGGACGAGCTTCGCATACTGGTAAAACGGGCCATGGATACCAGGCGCCTGGCCATGGAGAATATTTATCTGAAGCAGGAGCTTAAGAGTAAAGAGGGTACGCCCCGCATTGTCTATCAAGGCAAGGCGATGTCCAAGATCATCCGTATGATGGAACTAATAGCGCCGACGGACAGCACCGTACTTATAACCGGTGAGAGCGGAACCGGAAAGGGACTGGTGGCCAGGCAGATCCATGAGATGAGCCAGCGCAGTAAAAATCCCTTTGTGGCCGTGGATTGCGGAACACTGGTGGAAACCCTTTTTGAGAGCGAACTCTTCGGGCACGTCAAAGGCTCCTTTACCGGTGCAGAGGCTACCAAGATCGGCAAATTCGAGCTGGCGCAAGGCGGCACTATCTTTTTTGATGAAATCGCCAATATCAGCCTGGATGTCCAGGCCAAGCTGCTCAAGGCCGTAGAAGAGAAGACCATATCCAAGGTCGGCAGCCATCGTTCCATTAAAGTAGATGTCCGTATTATCGCGGCTACGAACAAGAATCTCGATGGGGCCATCCAGCGCGGGGCATTTCGCGAGGACCTTTTTTTCCGCCTGAACGTCATGCCCGTATATCTCCTTCCTCTTCGCGAGCGTAAGGAGGATATCCCGGTATTGGTCCTGTATTTTCTGGAAAGACTTGGCGCCAAGTATAAAAGAGACGGCCTTTCCATATCTGATGAGGCATTGCAGTCATTGATGAACCATAATTGGCCGGGTAATGTGCGGGAGTTGGAAAACACGCTCGAACGTGTGGTTATCCTGACCGAAAAGCCGACTCTGGACGTCCATGATTTTATGTATGCCGGATTGCCGGGTTCCAGCCCGTCACTCTCTGCCGGTTCTTACGCCCTTTCCGATATGGAGCGCAATCATATTGCGCACGTATTGCATCGCTATAAAGGAAACAAGTCCGAGGTAGCCAGGGCGCTGGGCATTGATCGTAAGACCCTCCGCGAGAAGATAAAACGCTACGGCCTGTCTGATTAA